A window of Calditrichota bacterium genomic DNA:
CTTCAAATTCACGCTACAATAAACAGGGTGTCTAATAACCCCGTTCATTGATAGATTTTACGCTTTATGTTGTGTTATTGTTTTTTTAACTGTCTATATGTAGGGAATGCAAATTTGCATTCCCTACTTTTCCAGCACTTCAATCAGCGCCTCCTGCGCTTCCGGCGTGCCAATTCTGCCCAATGCCATGACCGCATTTTTGCGCACGCGGATGTTGGGATCGTTTTTGGCAATATCTGATAGCAAAGCCACAGCTTTGTCATTTTTTGCCCTGCCCAAAGTCATCACCGCATCTTCGCGCACTTCGGAATTAATTTCTGTTTTCAAGATTTCGGCGATAACGCTGACTGCTGTTTTGTCGTCGATTTCCATCAACTGGCGCAAAATTATTCTTTTTACATCCGGCGATTTTGTGCTGGAGAGGATTTCTTTCAGCACCGGGATATTCTCTTTTCTTTGCTTTGACTGCATTGCCATGAGCGCAGTTTTTGTCAAATCCACATCTTTCTCTTCGAGAGCCAACTTGAGCAAAATCCTTCGGGTGCGTTCGTTGTCCATCCAGCGCAGGGAAGACAATGCCATTTCTCTGATGTGTTTATCTTTACTGGAAAAGAGGATTTTTTCCAATGCTTTTTCCGACTCATCAGACCGCATATCCACCAGACAAACGACAGCCGCCCGCACCAATTCAGAATCTTCATTTGCTGCGAGAATCTTTGTTAAAGCCTTCAGCGCTGCTGCGCTATGATAATTCCGCAGGCTCATCAGCGCCATTCGTTTTGCTTTACTCGAATTGGACTTATTCAGAATATCGATCATTGCCTGTGCAGTCTGGGGAGTTCTGTAACGCGACAACGCCATGATTGCCGTCACTGCCACATTTTCACTTTCATTTTTCAGAGCAATTTCGCGGAGAAATGGAATCAAGTCCGGGTTGTCGCTACCTGCCAGCGCCATTAGCGCTCGTTTCCTGATTTCCTCTTCCTTCCCTGAAACCGCGAGCTCCTTCAGCACCTTAAGCGCTTCCGGATTTTTATTGATTTTTCGAGACAGCGCCATAATTGCCCGAATGCGCACTTTTTCACTGTCGTCTTTTCGCACAATTTCAGCGAGCTTTTCAATGGCACGATCTGAATTGAACTTGCTTAACACCATGGCAATATTGGAACGAACTTCTTCATTGTTGCTACGGTCGTACAACTTGCAAATCGCCGGCAGCGTGGACTCATCCCCAATTCGCTGCAAGGCAAAAAGCGCAGCAATACTTACCTGTTCTTCATCGCTTTGTTTAAATTTCTCGATTATCTGGCGATATTCATCTTTGCCCATTTCCACCAGTTTTTGTCCTACGCGAATCATATTTGATTTGGCGTCGTCAGACCATTTGCTCCCGGGATACTTTTCGATAAATTTCTGATAACCTTTAAACACAATTTCCGGATTTTCTCCGTTCTTTTCCCGCGCGTAGCAGAGCCAGAATTGCGCATCGTCCTGCCAATCCGATTCCGGAAATTCTTTGACAAATTTCTTCAATTCAGTTATCGCCTGTCCCCAGTTTTCTTCAAGCACAAGCT
This region includes:
- the bamD gene encoding outer membrane protein assembly factor BamD, encoding MKTVKAISVSLLIFIIVSVSSVVAGENQTSDAKAYQKVYQLVLEENWGQAITELKKFVKEFPESDWQDDAQFWLCYAREKNGENPEIVFKGYQKFIEKYPGSKWSDDAKSNMIRVGQKLVEMGKDEYRQIIEKFKQSDEEQVSIAALFALQRIGDESTLPAICKLYDRSNNEEVRSNIAMVLSKFNSDRAIEKLAEIVRKDDSEKVRIRAIMALSRKINKNPEALKVLKELAVSGKEEEIRKRALMALAGSDNPDLIPFLREIALKNESENVAVTAIMALSRYRTPQTAQAMIDILNKSNSSKAKRMALMSLRNYHSAAALKALTKILAANEDSELVRAAVVCLVDMRSDESEKALEKILFSSKDKHIREMALSSLRWMDNERTRRILLKLALEEKDVDLTKTALMAMQSKQRKENIPVLKEILSSTKSPDVKRIILRQLMEIDDKTAVSVIAEILKTEINSEVREDAVMTLGRAKNDKAVALLSDIAKNDPNIRVRKNAVMALGRIGTPEAQEALIEVLEK